In Plasmodium berghei ANKA genome assembly, contig: PbANKA_00_1, whole genome shotgun sequence, the genomic window tatatgaccaaaatgtattaaataTCTCCAATTTAATGTAGTTTGGCTAATctgtataaataatatataaacttaCTATGATGTTACTATTGTATTATTactttatattaattttaaattaatctaaaaataaaatgtggTTAACTACAGATAATTGTTGTATAGAAAATTCAAGTTTAcgtttccatttttatgcaatatatatgaaattaatATGTACTTAATTTATagttcaaaaataaattttcaatatgGCAATTAATAAAGTGGTACATACAATTTATTGAATAGAAATGTTTGTTATTACAcatttttgatattatattatctataaattaataataaattcattttagtagacatttttattttattttttaaaacggTTTTTAGTGTAATAAGTTTGAAACTATGTGGAAGCTTTTTCCCGATGAATTGAAAGATTCTgaagaatataattttaatagtGGATTATTTAAGAAATATTGCCCTAGTGAAAACTGCAATAACGATATCGATAAGATTAATGCTGGCTGTTTACGGTTATTTAATGATGTTTTCGGTGATAAtggttatttatttgattctAATACTTATAAGGATCAGGCTGCATGCATAATGATATGGTTAGGTTATAAATTAAGCCTAAAGACATTTGAAAGCATCACCACATTAAAAGATTTTTATTCTAAgcatatagaaaataacaCGAAGTACACTGAGAATACTATCAATGAACAAATACATAAAAGTTATAAGGAAGTCATAGATGCAATAAAGGAATATATGGATATTAATATTAGTCATATGtctaaattttataaattacttaaattattatgtgaTATGGATACTtcttataataatgaaaatagtaGCCAAGCTTTAGAACATGCTAAGGCATTTGCTGATGAGTATCAAAAACTTCttaatgatgataataatattgacaACAGTTCATACAATAAAGTATTACTTGTTTTATccaattattataataactTTGAAAAAGGCAGATCTTATAATGGCACATCAATAAATCTTTCTCCATTACCATCAGAAAAAACACCTAAAAC contains:
- a CDS encoding BIR protein — translated: MAINKCNKFETMWKLFPDELKDSEEYNFNSGLFKKYCPSENCNNDIDKINAGCLRLFNDVFGDNGYLFDSNTYKDQAACIMIWLGYKLSLKTFESITTLKDFYSKHIENNTKYTENTINEQIHKSYKEVIDAIKEYMDINISHMSKFYKLLKLLCDMDTSYNNENSSQALEHAKAFADEYQKLLNDDNNIDNSSYNKVLLVLSNYYNNFEKGRSYNGTSINLSPLPSEKTPKTVDIEGTNETKTDESSSEEGQSIHVTTNQSSNITLSGSALVNKLIIVLSILVAIPICLGISYKYSLFGFRKKCKKIKKKINIRLEE